A stretch of Carnobacterium iners DNA encodes these proteins:
- a CDS encoding TetR/AcrR family transcriptional regulator, which yields MDSILILFEKRIRDNKSLTPKMIDILKASLELFSCKGYSNTSTKDIAKAANVAEGTIFKHFGSKENLLYATLIPLLKHTLAQEWKDQLALVKQNIEAYPFPIFLREVLEEKTTYAGDNIKVFKILYMEFIYQEDMRKNLMTLIPKDIVKEINEVLDYYKKKKQVVNLPNKELFRFLAGTLMTFVITVELIPATEEEKALEMENMITFLIKGLTPEAIT from the coding sequence ATGGACTCAATACTTATCTTATTTGAAAAACGTATTCGAGATAACAAAAGTTTAACTCCAAAAATGATAGATATTCTTAAAGCAAGTTTAGAATTATTTTCTTGTAAAGGCTATTCAAATACTTCGACAAAAGATATTGCAAAAGCTGCCAACGTAGCAGAAGGAACAATCTTTAAACATTTTGGTTCGAAAGAAAACTTATTGTATGCAACGTTAATTCCTCTTTTAAAACACACACTAGCACAAGAGTGGAAAGACCAATTAGCTTTAGTCAAACAAAATATCGAAGCTTATCCTTTCCCGATTTTTTTGAGAGAAGTATTAGAAGAAAAAACAACCTATGCCGGAGATAATATCAAAGTCTTTAAAATTCTTTATATGGAGTTTATCTATCAAGAAGATATGCGTAAAAATCTTATGACGTTAATTCCAAAAGATATAGTTAAAGAAATAAATGAAGTATTAGATTATTATAAAAAGAAAAAGCAAGTTGTAAATTTACCGAATAAGGAACTATTTCGATTTCTTGCAGGAACCCTAATGACTTTTGTCATAACCGTCGAATTAATTCCTGCTACAGAGGAAGAGAAAGCATTAGAGATGGAAAATATGATTACCTTCTTAATAAAAGGACTGACTCCCGAAGCAATAACTTGA
- a CDS encoding MerR family transcriptional regulator: protein MREKELRRSMAVFTIGTVMKLTDLTARQIRYYEEQDLIHPERNEGNRRMFSLNDVDALLEIKDYIAEGINMAGIKRIYEFKKVEKPLTNNKQKNNPALTDDDVRRILHSEFLSISGYNPGNKSNLIDPNRFF, encoded by the coding sequence ATGAGAGAAAAAGAGCTAAGACGTTCGATGGCCGTTTTTACAATTGGAACGGTTATGAAATTAACGGATTTGACCGCTAGACAAATACGATACTATGAGGAACAAGATTTAATACATCCAGAAAGAAATGAAGGCAATCGCAGAATGTTTTCGTTAAATGATGTTGATGCACTTCTTGAAATAAAAGATTATATAGCTGAAGGAATTAATATGGCGGGTATTAAACGAATCTATGAATTTAAAAAAGTAGAAAAGCCATTGACTAATAATAAACAAAAAAACAATCCTGCCTTAACCGATGACGATGTCAGACGTATTTTACATTCAGAGTTTCTATCTATTAGTGGTTATAATCCTGGTAACAAGTCTAATCTTATTGATCCCAATCGTTTTTTTTAA
- the glnA gene encoding type I glutamate--ammonia ligase translates to MKNFTREEIVTSAKENNVRFLRLMFTDIDGTVKNVEVPISQLTKALNNEMMFDGSSIDGFVRIEESDMFLYPDLGTWLIFPWEIGNGKGSVARLICDIYNADDTPFSGDPRTNLKRALKEMEKMGFKEFNLGPEPEFFLFKLDKNGKPTLELNDNGGYFDFAPTDLGENCRREIVLHLEDLGFEIEASHHETAPGQHEIDWKYADALEACDNIQTFKLIVKTVAREHGLHATFMPKPLEGVSGSGMHFNMSLFNENGNAFYDESDKLGLSKTAYQFLAGIIDHALAYTAICNPTVNSYKRLIPGYEAPVYVAWSARNRSPLIRVPSSRGMSTRFELRSVDPSANPYLALAVLLRSGLDGIKNEMVPAEPIDRNIYRMTTEERHEKGIIDLPSTLHNALKYLGKDEIVKDALGPHIYNSFVTSKKVEWAAYREQVSEWEQEKYMTLY, encoded by the coding sequence ATGAAAAATTTTACTAGAGAAGAAATCGTAACAAGTGCAAAAGAAAATAATGTTCGTTTTTTACGTTTAATGTTTACTGATATTGATGGAACGGTTAAGAACGTTGAAGTACCTATTAGCCAGTTAACTAAGGCGTTAAATAATGAAATGATGTTTGACGGTTCTTCAATTGATGGTTTTGTTCGAATTGAAGAAAGCGATATGTTCTTGTATCCAGATTTAGGTACATGGTTAATTTTTCCTTGGGAAATTGGTAATGGAAAAGGCAGTGTTGCTCGTTTGATTTGCGATATTTATAACGCTGATGATACGCCATTTTCTGGTGACCCACGAACAAATTTAAAACGCGCCTTAAAAGAAATGGAAAAAATGGGCTTTAAAGAATTTAATTTAGGACCTGAACCTGAATTTTTCTTATTTAAACTCGATAAAAATGGGAAACCAACATTAGAACTAAATGATAACGGTGGGTACTTTGATTTTGCTCCAACAGACTTAGGTGAAAATTGCCGACGTGAAATTGTATTACATTTAGAAGATTTAGGTTTCGAAATTGAGGCAAGTCATCACGAAACAGCTCCAGGACAACATGAAATTGACTGGAAATACGCAGATGCTCTTGAAGCATGTGATAACATTCAAACTTTTAAATTAATCGTTAAAACAGTAGCTCGTGAACATGGCCTACACGCTACATTTATGCCAAAACCTTTAGAAGGTGTAAGTGGCTCTGGTATGCACTTTAATATGTCTTTATTTAATGAAAATGGCAATGCTTTTTACGATGAGTCAGATAAATTAGGACTTAGTAAAACAGCGTATCAATTTTTAGCTGGAATAATCGATCACGCTTTAGCTTATACAGCAATTTGTAACCCGACTGTCAATTCTTATAAGCGACTAATTCCAGGCTATGAAGCTCCCGTTTATGTGGCTTGGAGCGCACGCAATCGTTCGCCTTTAATTCGCGTACCAAGTTCTCGTGGAATGTCTACACGCTTTGAATTACGTAGTGTTGATCCTAGTGCAAATCCATATCTTGCTTTAGCTGTTTTATTGAGATCAGGTTTGGATGGAATCAAAAACGAAATGGTTCCAGCAGAGCCTATCGACCGTAATATTTACCGTATGACAACTGAAGAAAGACACGAAAAAGGAATCATTGACTTGCCATCTACTTTACACAATGCTTTGAAGTATTTAGGTAAGGATGAGATAGTAAAAGATGCTCTTGGACCTCATATCTATAATAGTTTTGTAACATCCAAAAAAGTAGAGTGGGCAGCTTACCGCGAACAAGTTTCTGAGTGGGAACAAGAAAAGTATATGACTCTTTATTGA
- a CDS encoding aminotransferase class I/II-fold pyridoxal phosphate-dependent enzyme produces the protein MSWNSQYDTSLNNRIKNIEEMIKPVHEQIHENALANQFKVLSSFRDKKVTEQNFNPSTGYGYDDYGRDILEEVYADVFKAEAGLVRPQIISGTHAIATALFGIMRPGDDLLYITGTPYDTLLEIVGVTGKGIGSFKEYQMGYDYVELLEDGSVDLKRVRDKMTETTKMVAIQRSRGYADRPSFTIKKIEEMIQFVKSVNPSVIVFVDNCYGEFVEQKEPIEVGADLMAGSLIKNPGGGLAKTGGYIVGKLDLIEACAYRLTSPGIGREAGASLYSLQEMYQGFFMAPHAVGEALKGAVYTAALLDSCGIESFPKWNDERTDLIQMISLNDKERMIQFAQTIQKYSPINAHVTPVDAYMPGYEDDVIMAAGTFIQGSSIELTADGPIRPPYTLYVQGGLTYEHVKLAVSSAVSELFFKR, from the coding sequence ATGAGTTGGAATAGCCAATATGATACATCATTAAATAATCGAATAAAAAATATAGAAGAAATGATTAAACCTGTCCACGAACAGATACATGAAAATGCTCTAGCTAATCAGTTTAAAGTATTATCTAGTTTTAGAGATAAAAAAGTGACAGAACAAAATTTCAATCCTTCAACAGGCTATGGCTATGATGACTATGGCCGAGATATTTTAGAAGAAGTTTATGCAGATGTATTCAAAGCAGAAGCAGGACTTGTTCGACCACAAATTATCTCAGGTACACATGCAATAGCAACAGCTTTATTTGGCATTATGCGTCCAGGTGATGATTTATTGTATATTACGGGAACACCTTATGATACTCTGTTAGAGATTGTTGGTGTGACTGGAAAAGGGATTGGATCTTTTAAAGAATACCAAATGGGTTACGACTATGTTGAACTATTAGAAGATGGAAGTGTTGATTTAAAACGAGTAAGAGATAAAATGACAGAAACAACTAAGATGGTAGCTATCCAACGCTCGCGTGGTTATGCAGATCGTCCATCCTTTACAATCAAAAAAATTGAAGAAATGATTCAGTTCGTCAAATCCGTTAATCCATCAGTCATTGTTTTTGTCGATAATTGTTACGGTGAATTTGTTGAACAAAAAGAACCAATAGAAGTAGGAGCCGATTTAATGGCGGGTTCATTAATTAAGAATCCAGGTGGCGGTTTAGCCAAAACAGGTGGGTATATTGTTGGTAAATTAGATTTAATTGAAGCGTGTGCTTATAGATTAACTTCTCCTGGAATTGGTCGTGAAGCAGGTGCATCTTTGTATAGCTTACAAGAGATGTATCAAGGCTTTTTCATGGCTCCTCATGCTGTTGGTGAAGCTTTAAAGGGAGCTGTCTATACAGCTGCTCTTTTAGATTCATGTGGGATAGAGAGCTTCCCTAAATGGAATGATGAACGGACAGATTTAATTCAAATGATTTCGTTGAATGATAAAGAACGGATGATTCAGTTTGCACAAACAATCCAAAAATATTCTCCAATCAACGCTCATGTAACTCCAGTCGATGCGTATATGCCTGGTTATGAGGATGATGTAATTATGGCTGCAGGAACATTTATTCAAGGATCCAGTATTGAATTAACGGCAGATGGCCCTATTCGTCCACCTTATACATTATATGTTCAAGGTGGTTTGACTTACGAACATGTTAAATTAGCTGTTAGTTCAGCAGTTTCAGAGTTATTTTTTAAAAGATAA
- the hflX gene encoding GTPase HflX encodes METKKEQEKVILVGVQTRETDSDFNYSLNELAQLTETALGKVVGILTQKRERVDSRTFLGKGKLEELVHLVEETEADVVIFNQALTPSQTRNIQESIDIKIIDRIQLILDIFAMRAKSKEGKLQVELAQLQYMLPRLAGQGINLSRLGGGIGTKGPGETKLETDRRHIRDQVNDIKKTLKETEKHRNRSRTQRKESGVFQIGLIGYTNAGKSTLLNALTQADTHEEDQLFATLDPLTRKLLLPTGTKVTLTDTVGFIQDLPTELIEAFQSTLEETRNVDLLLHVVDSAAENMVGHEKTVIKLLKDLDMDHIPLLTVYNKKDLADPFFSPGLFPNIVMSARNMTDVTNLLDEIVSRMKTIMVRYQMTISVSEGQLLVRLKQETIVTSEEYIEEDNHYLVKGYMKKDSKWNGENQLK; translated from the coding sequence ATGGAAACAAAGAAGGAACAAGAAAAAGTTATCTTAGTTGGAGTTCAAACGAGAGAAACAGATTCTGATTTTAATTACTCCCTAAATGAGTTAGCTCAATTAACAGAAACGGCTTTAGGTAAAGTTGTTGGGATATTAACACAAAAAAGAGAGCGTGTAGACTCTCGTACATTTTTGGGTAAAGGAAAGCTAGAAGAGTTGGTTCATCTAGTTGAAGAAACAGAAGCTGACGTAGTAATTTTCAACCAAGCTTTAACTCCTAGTCAAACTAGAAACATTCAAGAGTCAATAGATATAAAGATTATTGATCGAATTCAGTTAATTTTAGACATCTTTGCTATGCGTGCTAAGAGTAAGGAAGGAAAATTGCAAGTTGAGTTAGCTCAGCTTCAATATATGTTGCCACGTTTAGCAGGACAGGGAATAAATCTATCTCGTCTAGGTGGAGGTATTGGAACAAAAGGTCCTGGTGAAACAAAATTAGAAACAGATCGTCGTCATATTCGTGACCAAGTCAATGATATCAAAAAAACGTTAAAAGAAACTGAAAAACACCGTAATAGAAGTCGGACACAACGTAAAGAAAGTGGTGTATTTCAAATTGGGCTAATTGGATATACTAATGCGGGGAAATCGACCCTATTAAATGCTCTTACTCAAGCAGATACACACGAAGAAGACCAATTATTTGCTACCTTAGATCCTTTAACAAGAAAACTTTTGCTACCAACAGGTACGAAGGTAACATTAACCGATACTGTTGGATTTATTCAGGATTTGCCAACCGAACTAATAGAAGCCTTTCAATCAACTCTAGAGGAAACACGTAATGTTGACCTATTATTACATGTCGTTGATTCTGCAGCTGAAAATATGGTTGGGCATGAAAAAACAGTTATAAAATTATTAAAAGACCTAGATATGGATCATATTCCACTTTTAACCGTCTACAATAAAAAAGATTTAGCTGATCCGTTTTTTTCACCTGGGCTGTTTCCAAATATTGTAATGTCAGCGAGAAATATGACCGATGTAACTAATTTACTAGATGAGATTGTAAGTCGAATGAAAACGATTATGGTTCGTTATCAAATGACTATTAGTGTTTCTGAAGGACAACTATTAGTTCGTTTAAAACAAGAAACAATCGTAACGTCAGAAGAATATATAGAAGAAGATAATCATTATCTCGTTAAAGGATACATGAAAAAGGATTCCAAATGGAATGGAGAGAATCAATTAAAATGA
- the miaA gene encoding tRNA (adenosine(37)-N6)-dimethylallyltransferase MiaA, which produces MEKTKIIAHRGSKGTHPENTLIAFEEAIRVGSDGIELDVHLTKDSKVVVIHDETVNRTSDGKGLVRDFSLEELKRLDMGSWFDSACRICTIPTLQEVVELLNKHSFKGLLNIEFKTNKYPYPSIEKKVLEILSKQSNSFSIVFSSFNYQTLIRLKKIEDKVQIALLFKGTGKNKMMLDQDVPIEMWHSDLKWFKNTYLSEGFKIPIRLWTINNEEDLAYCFDKKVAGIFTDFPEKALTIQKKRQPIRPKLIAIVGPTAVGKTSLSIELAKEYNGEIISGDSMQIYKKLDIGTAKVSLVEQDGIVHHLIDEVSVNSRYSVSDFQKKGRQLIYDSIARGKTPIIVGGTGLYIESILYNVSLGGTGESDLDFRARKEYEAQKSGVQHLWNELEKIDPVSAKMIHANNVRRVIRALEVHHTTGIPFSDYQEEREEKELLFDVKIIGLTTERSILYNRINQRVHKMMEQGLESEARWLYEQNIQDSQAMRGIGYKEWLPYFENEGTIEDVITEIQKNSRRYAKRQLTWFRNRTKNVSWWDLVNEPESKAKLKQEIDCFLI; this is translated from the coding sequence ATGGAGAAAACTAAAATTATTGCTCATCGCGGAAGTAAAGGCACTCATCCTGAAAATACACTGATTGCTTTTGAAGAAGCTATCCGAGTAGGCAGCGATGGGATTGAGTTGGATGTTCATCTAACTAAAGATAGCAAAGTAGTTGTCATACACGATGAAACTGTAAATAGAACAAGTGATGGAAAAGGACTAGTTCGAGATTTTTCTTTAGAAGAATTGAAACGATTAGATATGGGTAGTTGGTTTGATTCAGCGTGTAGAATATGTACTATCCCTACTTTGCAAGAGGTGGTTGAGTTATTAAATAAACACTCATTTAAAGGTCTACTGAATATTGAATTTAAAACAAATAAATACCCTTATCCAAGTATTGAAAAAAAAGTATTAGAGATACTTTCAAAACAATCAAATTCTTTTTCAATTGTGTTTTCAAGCTTTAATTATCAGACTCTTATTCGGTTAAAAAAAATAGAGGATAAAGTTCAAATTGCTTTATTATTTAAAGGTACTGGCAAGAATAAAATGATGTTGGACCAGGATGTTCCCATTGAAATGTGGCATTCTGATTTAAAGTGGTTTAAAAATACTTATTTAAGTGAAGGATTCAAAATACCCATCCGACTATGGACAATCAATAACGAGGAAGATTTAGCCTATTGTTTTGATAAAAAAGTAGCTGGGATTTTCACAGATTTCCCTGAAAAAGCTCTTACTATTCAAAAAAAGAGACAACCAATTAGGCCTAAATTGATTGCGATTGTCGGGCCTACTGCAGTTGGAAAAACTAGTTTAAGTATTGAGTTGGCAAAAGAATACAATGGCGAAATTATTAGTGGAGATTCCATGCAAATTTATAAGAAGTTAGATATTGGTACGGCAAAAGTATCTTTAGTTGAACAAGATGGAATAGTTCATCATTTAATTGATGAAGTTTCTGTTAATAGCCGTTATTCTGTATCTGATTTTCAAAAAAAAGGCAGGCAATTAATTTACGATAGTATAGCTAGAGGTAAAACTCCGATTATAGTAGGCGGAACAGGTCTTTATATAGAGTCTATTTTATACAATGTCAGCTTGGGTGGTACAGGCGAAAGTGATTTAGATTTTCGTGCCAGAAAAGAATATGAAGCACAAAAATCAGGAGTGCAACATCTTTGGAATGAACTTGAAAAAATAGATCCAGTATCAGCAAAGATGATTCATGCAAACAATGTTAGACGCGTTATTCGTGCATTAGAAGTTCATCATACAACTGGAATTCCTTTTTCTGACTATCAAGAAGAGCGCGAAGAAAAAGAGTTGTTGTTTGATGTGAAAATAATTGGTTTAACCACTGAACGTTCTATCTTATACAATCGAATCAATCAACGTGTCCATAAAATGATGGAACAAGGTCTTGAATCAGAGGCAAGATGGTTATATGAGCAAAATATTCAGGATTCTCAAGCGATGCGAGGAATAGGCTATAAAGAATGGCTTCCATATTTTGAAAACGAAGGTACGATTGAAGATGTGATTACTGAAATTCAAAAAAATTCGAGAAGATATGCTAAAAGACAATTAACTTGGTTTAGAAATCGTACAAAAAATGTTAGTTGGTGGGATTTAGTAAATGAACCAGAATCAAAAGCAAAATTGAAACAAGAAATTGATTGTTTTTTGATATAA
- a CDS encoding excisionase family DNA-binding protein, with the protein MYLTLEETADYLGTEISEIYRLVRETQIRTVSDGEKLLVNKQQFNLYLKSLEAYKIEIQNYLNESLPEDSNIKDED; encoded by the coding sequence ATATATCTAACACTTGAAGAAACTGCAGATTATTTAGGTACTGAAATTTCGGAAATTTATCGCCTAGTTCGTGAAACACAAATCCGTACTGTATCAGATGGCGAAAAACTTTTAGTTAATAAACAGCAATTCAATCTCTATTTGAAATCATTAGAAGCATACAAAATAGAAATACAAAACTACTTGAACGAATCATTACCAGAAGACAGTAATATTAAAGATGAAGATTAA
- a CDS encoding rhodanese-like domain-containing protein — protein sequence MNINVILNAVLLVVVIIWGGYELFQYFNRKRASVELTEEEFKKEMRRVQLIDVREKSDFDAGHILGARNIPYSLFKTRMVEIRKDQPVYLYDHNKTLSSRAAVKLHKIGYTELYRLKGGFRDWTGKTKKHK from the coding sequence TTGAATATTAACGTTATACTAAATGCTGTTTTACTAGTTGTTGTGATTATTTGGGGAGGCTATGAACTTTTCCAATATTTTAATCGTAAACGTGCATCAGTAGAATTAACTGAAGAAGAATTTAAAAAAGAAATGCGAAGAGTCCAATTAATAGATGTACGTGAAAAAAGTGATTTTGATGCTGGACATATTCTTGGAGCTAGAAATATTCCCTATTCTTTGTTTAAAACCAGAATGGTTGAAATTAGAAAAGACCAGCCAGTCTATCTTTATGATCACAACAAGACACTAAGCAGTAGAGCAGCTGTTAAACTGCATAAAATTGGCTACACGGAATTATACCGACTAAAAGGCGGTTTCCGTGATTGGACAGGTAAAACTAAAAAACATAAATAA
- a CDS encoding ROK family glucokinase: MSKKLIGIDLGGTTVKLAILTEAGEIQKKWSVLTDISEEGSKIVPSIIDSINEHINRYNMSKDDFIGIGMGSPGTVDRKNGTVVGAYNLNWKVMQPVKKLIESGIGIPFAIDNDANVAALGERWKGAGENEDNMAFLTLGTGVGGGIVAGGVLLHGIVGAAGEVGHITVEPEGYACTCGKKGCLETVASATGVVRLARDFADKYAGESKLKLAIDDGQLVTAKDVFDFAKKNDELALIIVDKVAFYLGLACGNIANILNPSTIVIGGGVSNAGQFLIDKIRNYFDTFTFPAVRNSCEIRLAQLGNDAGVIGASSLIKEIVSKKITF, from the coding sequence ATGTCAAAAAAATTAATTGGAATTGATTTAGGTGGAACAACAGTTAAGTTAGCAATATTAACTGAAGCAGGAGAAATTCAAAAAAAATGGAGTGTTCTGACAGATATATCTGAAGAGGGTTCTAAAATAGTTCCATCTATTATAGATTCGATTAATGAGCACATTAATCGTTACAACATGTCAAAAGATGATTTTATTGGGATTGGAATGGGTTCGCCAGGAACAGTAGATCGAAAAAATGGTACCGTAGTAGGTGCGTATAATTTAAATTGGAAAGTGATGCAGCCAGTTAAAAAACTAATAGAATCAGGTATCGGTATTCCTTTTGCGATTGATAATGATGCAAACGTAGCAGCTCTTGGTGAACGTTGGAAGGGTGCAGGAGAAAATGAAGACAATATGGCCTTTTTAACTTTAGGAACGGGAGTTGGTGGCGGAATCGTAGCAGGAGGCGTTCTGCTACATGGTATCGTTGGTGCTGCTGGTGAAGTAGGGCATATTACAGTTGAACCTGAAGGGTATGCCTGTACTTGTGGAAAAAAAGGGTGTCTTGAAACCGTTGCAAGTGCAACCGGAGTCGTTCGTTTAGCACGCGATTTTGCAGATAAATATGCTGGAGAGTCAAAATTAAAATTAGCCATTGATGATGGTCAACTTGTAACGGCTAAAGATGTATTCGACTTTGCTAAAAAAAATGATGAGTTAGCATTAATTATTGTAGATAAAGTGGCTTTCTATTTAGGCTTAGCATGTGGAAATATAGCGAATATTTTAAATCCTTCTACAATAGTAATTGGCGGCGGTGTATCTAATGCAGGTCAATTCTTAATTGATAAGATTCGAAATTATTTTGACACATTTACCTTCCCTGCAGTTCGAAATAGCTGTGAAATTAGGTTAGCACAACTAGGAAATGATGCTGGTGTTATCGGTGCAAGTTCATTAATAAAAGAAATAGTATCTAAAAAAATAACTTTTTAA
- a CDS encoding YqgQ family protein, giving the protein MRALYDVQQILKRFGTYIYVGKRMWDIELMMIELKKIHSQGLIEDSEYFKALMILKKEHQIEIEKENEK; this is encoded by the coding sequence TTGAGGGCGCTCTACGATGTCCAGCAAATTTTAAAGAGATTTGGTACTTATATCTATGTTGGGAAAAGAATGTGGGATATTGAGTTAATGATGATTGAATTAAAAAAGATTCACAGCCAAGGGTTAATCGAAGACAGCGAATACTTTAAAGCGCTTATGATTCTTAAAAAAGAACACCAAATAGAAATAGAGAAAGAAAATGAAAAATAA
- a CDS encoding rhomboid family intramembrane serine protease codes for MDYQTQMKIKRFFRQPLVTYFFLGAQILLFILMTFNGGSTNTNTLIEYGAKFNPFIVWGQWWRLITPMFLHIGWMHLLINSVILYFLGIELENYFGHWRFVLIYLLSGFAGNVASFAFNDSISAGASTAIFGLFGASLVLGKLYPYNPAIQQMARNFLTLVIINLVFGVFDSSTDLFGHIGGFVGGYLISTAISVKETSSTLLKKRVSYAGLFLLSIGLMIALGYWKVQLVL; via the coding sequence TTGGATTACCAGACACAAATGAAAATAAAACGTTTTTTTAGACAGCCATTAGTGACTTACTTTTTTTTAGGTGCACAAATTCTGTTATTTATTCTAATGACTTTTAATGGAGGAAGTACAAATACAAATACACTAATTGAATATGGAGCGAAATTCAATCCTTTTATTGTATGGGGACAGTGGTGGCGTCTAATTACACCTATGTTTTTACATATAGGCTGGATGCATTTGCTAATTAATTCTGTTATTTTATATTTTCTAGGTATTGAATTAGAGAATTATTTTGGACATTGGCGTTTTGTGTTAATTTATTTATTAAGCGGTTTTGCTGGTAATGTAGCAAGTTTTGCATTTAACGATTCTATTTCGGCTGGAGCAAGTACAGCAATTTTTGGATTATTTGGTGCCTCCCTAGTATTAGGCAAACTTTATCCATACAATCCTGCCATTCAACAAATGGCGCGTAACTTTTTAACCTTAGTCATTATTAATTTAGTTTTTGGTGTTTTTGATTCTTCTACTGATTTATTTGGCCATATAGGCGGTTTTGTCGGAGGCTATCTTATTTCAACAGCAATTAGTGTCAAAGAAACATCATCAACACTATTAAAAAAGAGAGTATCGTACGCTGGATTATTTCTTTTATCCATTGGTTTGATGATTGCTTTAGGTTATTGGAAAGTTCAATTAGTTTTATGA
- a CDS encoding 5-formyltetrahydrofolate cyclo-ligase codes for MEKKEIRNQVINLLINLDNEQKVNQEEILIKTLFGTSEWEKAKVIALTMAQKLELDTSKIIEKAWSEDKVVVIPRTKKDRKMDFVVYKKDTPIEVSSFGLKEPARHLIATSRSDIDLIIVPGVAFCEAGFRIGFGGGYYDRFLANYEGNTVSLVLNEQQVELFKADSFDIPVKLLVTTKKIIRTIK; via the coding sequence ATGGAGAAAAAAGAAATCAGGAATCAGGTTATTAATCTACTTATAAACTTAGATAATGAGCAAAAAGTAAATCAAGAAGAAATTTTGATCAAAACATTATTTGGTACTTCCGAGTGGGAAAAAGCAAAGGTTATTGCGCTAACGATGGCACAAAAATTAGAGTTAGATACTAGTAAGATAATAGAAAAAGCTTGGTCAGAAGATAAAGTTGTTGTCATTCCTCGTACTAAGAAAGATAGAAAAATGGATTTTGTTGTTTACAAAAAAGATACACCGATAGAGGTGTCTTCTTTTGGGCTTAAAGAACCTGCTCGTCATTTGATTGCTACTTCAAGGTCAGATATTGATTTAATTATTGTTCCGGGAGTTGCTTTTTGTGAAGCTGGATTTAGAATAGGATTTGGCGGCGGATATTATGATCGTTTTCTAGCAAATTATGAGGGGAATACTGTCTCATTAGTCTTAAATGAACAACAAGTAGAACTATTTAAGGCTGATTCTTTTGACATCCCAGTCAAGCTTTTAGTCACAACTAAAAAGATTATTCGCACAATAAAGTAA
- the rpmG gene encoding 50S ribosomal protein L33, whose protein sequence is MRVNITLECTECKERNYISKKNKRNNPDRVEFKKYCPRERVVTLHRETK, encoded by the coding sequence ATGCGTGTAAATATCACATTGGAATGTACAGAATGTAAAGAACGTAATTACATCTCAAAGAAAAACAAACGTAATAATCCGGATCGTGTAGAATTTAAAAAATATTGCCCTCGCGAACGTGTTGTTACTTTACATCGTGAAACAAAATAA